A window of Polaribacter litorisediminis contains these coding sequences:
- the recO gene encoding DNA repair protein RecO, with amino-acid sequence MAIVNTKAIVLSAIKYGDTSLIVKCYTEEEGVKTYLIRGVLKPKKKGIKVAYFQPLTQLKMVANHNSKNTLNAIKEVQVHHPYKTIHSDIVKQSMVLFLSEVLSSSIQEEEQNKTLYAYLETAFIWLDTHDKIVNFHLLFLLNLTGFLGFYPDLSEKDKIGFNLLEGNFSDSTQDKNVIYRNDFYQFKKLLGINFNRLETVTYSKDERQLVLQVIIKYYALHLDSFRNPKSLQILETVFS; translated from the coding sequence ATGGCCATCGTAAACACTAAAGCAATTGTATTGAGCGCCATAAAATATGGAGATACGAGCTTAATTGTTAAATGCTACACCGAAGAAGAAGGCGTAAAAACCTATTTGATTCGAGGTGTTTTAAAACCCAAAAAGAAAGGAATCAAAGTTGCCTATTTTCAGCCATTAACGCAATTAAAGATGGTAGCAAATCACAATTCTAAAAATACGTTAAACGCTATAAAAGAAGTCCAAGTTCATCATCCTTATAAAACGATTCATTCGGATATTGTAAAACAATCTATGGTGCTTTTTTTATCGGAAGTTTTATCAAGTTCCATTCAAGAAGAAGAGCAAAATAAAACACTGTATGCCTATTTAGAAACGGCTTTTATATGGTTAGATACGCATGATAAAATTGTGAATTTCCACCTGCTGTTTTTACTCAATTTAACTGGTTTTTTAGGCTTTTATCCAGATTTGTCAGAAAAAGATAAAATAGGTTTTAATCTTTTAGAAGGTAATTTTTCCGATAGCACACAAGATAAAAATGTAATTTATCGAAATGATTTTTATCAATTTAAAAAGCTATTGGGCATCAATTTTAATCGTTTAGAAACAGTTACTTATAGCAAAGATGAAAGGCAACTAGTCTTACAAGTAATCATTAAGTACTATGCGTTGCATTTAGACAGTTTTAGAAATCCAAAATCTTTACAAATTTTAGAAACTGTTTTTAGTTGA
- a CDS encoding SdpI family protein — translation MNSMTYVLTTNGVLFLISLLFWKFPPKKINRLYGYRTYKAMLNQQIWDFANSTFNQTFLMYSGFSFLGGLLLASFSAKELSWEPMVLVMLSIIVSIIKTERALNDTFTEEGKKKK, via the coding sequence ATGAATTCTATGACCTACGTACTAACCACCAATGGTGTGCTATTTTTAATTAGCTTACTATTTTGGAAGTTTCCACCAAAAAAAATTAACCGTTTATATGGCTATAGAACTTACAAAGCCATGTTAAATCAACAAATATGGGATTTTGCCAACAGTACCTTTAATCAAACTTTTTTAATGTATAGCGGGTTTTCTTTTTTAGGCGGATTACTTTTGGCAAGTTTTTCTGCCAAAGAATTATCTTGGGAACCGATGGTTTTGGTAATGCTGTCTATTATTGTGAGTATTATAAAAACAGAACGCGCTTTAAATGATACTTTTACAGAAGAAGGAAAAAAGAAGAAATAG